In Ursus arctos isolate Adak ecotype North America unplaced genomic scaffold, UrsArc2.0 scaffold_3, whole genome shotgun sequence, one DNA window encodes the following:
- the LOC113267183 gene encoding olfactory receptor 10AC1, with translation MDSSGNATMPCGFLLQGFSEFPHLRPALFLLLLAVHLATLGGNLLILVAVASVPSRPPMLLFLCQLSAIELCYTLVVVPRSLADLATPGLSRGSPISFLGCAIQMQMFVALGGAECFLLATMAYDRYVAICHPLRYTAVVTPGLCARLALACCVGALAVSVGLTVAVFHLPFCGSRLLVHFFCDITALLDLACTRSYADELPLLGACLVLLLLPSLLILSSYGAIATALHRLRSPGGRRKAASTCASHLVVTFLHYGCATFMYVRPKSSYSPRRDRTLALVYTNVTPLLYPLIYSLRNREITAAIRRVLGWGRQGHGLCEP, from the coding sequence ATGGACAGCTCGGGCAATGCCACCATGCCCTGTGGCTTTCTCCTTCAGGGCTTCTCTGAGTTCCCACACCTGAGGCCAGCGCTCTTCTTGCTGCTGCTGGCTGTGCACCTGGCCACCCTGGGCGGGAACCTGCTCATCCTGGTGGCTGTGGCCTCGGTGCCCAGCCGGCCGCCCATGCTGCTCTTCCTATGCCAGCTGTCAGCCATCGAGCTCTGTTACACACTGGTGGTGGTGCCCCGATCCCTGGCCGACCTGGCCACGCCAGGCCTTAGCAGGGGCAGCCCCATCTCCTTTCTGGGTTGCGCCATTCAGATGCAGATGTTTGTGGCACTGGGTGGGGCTGAGTGCTTCCTGCTGGCCACCATGGCCTACGATCGCTACGTGGCCATCTGCCACCCGCTGCGCTACACTGCAGTAGTGACCCCAGGGCTGTGCGCAAGACTGGCCCTGGCCTGCTGCGTTGGGGCACTGGCGGTGTCCGTGGGGCTCACGGTGGCCGTCTTTCACCTGCCGTTCTGCGGCTCTCGCCTGCTGGTGCATTTCTTCTGTGACATCACGGCGCTATTGGACCTGGCTTGCACGCGGAGCTACGCCGACGAGCTTCCCCTGCTGGGGGCCTgcctggtgctgctgctgctgccctcgCTGCTCATCCTGTCCTCCTACGGCGCCATCGCCACCGCCCTGCACCGCCTGCGCTCCCCTGGGGGCCGGCGCAAGGCCGCCTCCACCTGCGCCTCGCACCTGGTCGTCACCTTCCTGCACTACGGTTGTGCCACCTTCATGTATGTGCGGCCCAAGTCCAGCTACTCCCCACGGCGGGACCGCACGCTGGCACTGGTCTACACCAACGTCACACCGCTGCTGTACCCGCTTATCTACAGCCTGCGCAACCGTGAGATCACTGCGGCCatccgcagggtcctgggatgggggcGGCAGGGACATGGTCTGTGTGAGCCCTGA